A region of Clostridium acetobutylicum ATCC 824 DNA encodes the following proteins:
- the glmU gene encoding bifunctional UDP-N-acetylglucosamine diphosphorylase/glucosamine-1-phosphate N-acetyltransferase GlmU, translating to MYKCALILAAGKGKRMKSDLPKVLHKVCDKEMVNHVIDTMRKSELQDVNVVIGKGAELVREATSKKNISYSLQSEQLGTGHAVKCAEDFLRGKDGVVAIFTGDAPLITEDTVKNLIDFHEKGGYKATIITALIDNPEGYGRIIRNVDGSVKKIVEHKDCTEDELKVKEINSAMYCFDIKSLLESLDKLNNNNVQGEYYLTDVIGILEEEGAKIGAISVPFEEILGVNSRLQLCQVGKVMQKRINEKHMENGSTLIDPDNTYIGADVEIESDTIIYPGNVLQGKTVIKTGCVLYPNSRIEDSVIGKNVTVQSSVILESKVGEDTTVGPFAYIRPESNIGNKVRIGDFVEIKKSTIGNNTKVSHLTYIGDAEVGEGCNFGCGTVVVNYDGKDKHKTVIGNKSFIGCNTNLVSPVTVEDNTYIAAGSTITNKVPEGSLAIARAKQVVKEGWVDKKGLLK from the coding sequence ATGTATAAATGTGCTTTGATATTAGCTGCAGGTAAAGGCAAGAGGATGAAATCAGATTTGCCAAAGGTACTTCATAAGGTATGCGATAAGGAAATGGTGAACCATGTAATAGATACTATGAGAAAATCAGAACTTCAAGATGTGAATGTGGTTATAGGTAAGGGAGCAGAATTAGTAAGAGAGGCCACATCTAAAAAAAATATAAGCTATTCTTTACAGAGTGAGCAATTGGGAACAGGACATGCAGTTAAATGTGCTGAGGATTTTCTTAGAGGCAAGGATGGAGTTGTAGCTATTTTTACTGGAGATGCGCCTCTTATAACAGAGGATACCGTAAAGAATTTAATTGATTTTCATGAAAAAGGCGGATATAAGGCAACTATTATTACAGCTCTTATAGATAATCCTGAAGGATATGGAAGGATAATAAGAAATGTAGACGGTTCGGTAAAAAAGATAGTAGAGCATAAGGATTGTACAGAGGATGAGCTTAAGGTTAAAGAGATAAATTCAGCAATGTATTGTTTTGATATAAAAAGCTTACTTGAAAGCCTAGATAAATTAAATAACAACAATGTTCAAGGCGAATACTACCTAACTGATGTTATTGGAATTCTTGAAGAAGAGGGCGCTAAAATAGGTGCTATATCAGTTCCTTTTGAAGAAATTTTAGGCGTTAATTCAAGACTTCAGCTTTGTCAGGTTGGCAAGGTTATGCAAAAAAGAATAAATGAAAAACATATGGAAAACGGAAGTACATTAATAGATCCTGATAACACTTACATAGGTGCTGACGTTGAGATAGAGAGTGATACAATAATATATCCAGGCAATGTCCTTCAGGGAAAAACAGTTATAAAAACAGGCTGCGTTTTGTATCCTAATTCAAGAATAGAGGACAGTGTAATCGGAAAGAACGTTACAGTTCAAAGTTCTGTAATACTTGAAAGTAAGGTTGGAGAGGATACAACAGTTGGTCCTTTTGCGTATATAAGACCAGAAAGTAATATAGGAAATAAGGTTAGGATCGGAGATTTTGTTGAGATAAAGAAATCTACTATTGGAAATAATACAAAGGTTTCTCATCTAACATATATCGGAGATGCTGAAGTTGGTGAAGGCTGTAACTTTGGATGTGGTACAGTAGTAGTAAATTACGATGGCAAGGATAAACATAAAACTGTTATAGGAAATAAATCCTTTATAGGATGCAACACTAATTTAGTTTCACCAGTAACAGTGGAAGATAATACTTATATAGCAGCAGGTTCAACTATAACAAATAAGGTTCCAGAGGGATCACTTGCTATTGCAAGGGCGAAACAAGTAGTAAAAGAAGGATGGGTTGATAAAAAAGGATTACTAAAATAA
- the spoVG gene encoding septation regulator SpoVG, with protein sequence MQITDVRIRKITSEGKMKAIVSVTFDNEFVVHDIKVIEGQNGLFIAMPSRKTPDGEFKDIAHPINTATREKIQSAILAEYEKVKNEEETKTETEE encoded by the coding sequence ATGCAAATTACAGATGTAAGGATAAGGAAAATAACATCAGAAGGGAAAATGAAAGCTATAGTATCAGTAACTTTTGATAATGAATTTGTCGTTCATGATATAAAAGTTATTGAAGGACAAAACGGCTTATTTATTGCTATGCCTAGTAGAAAGACACCAGATGGTGAGTTTAAGGATATAGCTCATCCAATAAATACAGCTACAAGAGAAAAGATTCAAAGTGCTATATTAGCAGAGTATGAAAAAGTTAAAAATGAAGAAGAAACAAAAACAGAGACAGAGGAATAA